One segment of Daphnia magna isolate NIES linkage group LG2, ASM2063170v1.1, whole genome shotgun sequence DNA contains the following:
- the LOC116916372 gene encoding LOW QUALITY PROTEIN: tRNA-uridine aminocarboxypropyltransferase 1 (The sequence of the model RefSeq protein was modified relative to this genomic sequence to represent the inferred CDS: deleted 1 base in 1 codon), protein METRSTEPTHGRSDIAEVYRNKHTGRKFKNPRTAHRSIFSTSMARCDSQEPFSGLKISSTTFLDEIERRGNCENCGKSRKFFCYTCYIPLPEIKELIPYIPSLPCHIDVIKHPNEHDGKSTSIHAAVVSPHMVKIYTFPNFPDYSMEDGVVLVYPCEGAVPMTTMVASRASEIKKMIFIDSTWAQSKQIYKDPRLKALPCVILRTRKSLFWRYQLGKPDSYLATIEAIYDAVVNLEERRRGNDEASSYDGSYDNLLFFFRYFYEKMNDLYFNKSPTA, encoded by the exons ATG GAAACGAGATCTACCGAACCAACACACGGAAGATCTGATATAGCTGAAGTTTACAGGAATAAGCACACGGGGCGCAAGTTCAAAAATCCACGCACTGCTCATCGCAGTATTTTCTCTACTTCAATGGCTAGATGTGATTCCCAGGAACCTTTCTCTGGCCTCAAAATATCCAGCACCACATTCCTTGATGAGATAGAGAGAAGAGGCAACTGTGAAAATTGTGGCAAATcaagaaagtttttttgttatacATGCTATATACCGCTGCcagaaattaaagaattaATTCCCTATATACCA agCTTACCGTGCCATATAGATGTTATCAAGCATCCAAATGAGCATGAT GGAAAAAGCACATCTATTCATGCTGCTGTAGTTTCCCCGCATATGGTGAAGATTTACACCTTCCCTAACTTTCCAGATTACAGCATGGAAGATGGT GTGGTGCTGGTTTATCCTTGTGAAGGAGCCGTCCCTATGACAACTATGGTGGCTAGCAGAGCgtctgaaataaaaaaaatgatttttattgattcaACATGGGCACAATCCAAGCAAATTTACAAGGATCCCCGTTTAAAAG CCTTGCCTTGTGTCATTTTACGGACGCGGAAGTCACTTTTCTGGCGATATCAGCTAGGCAAACCTGACAGTTATTTGGCTACAATTGAAGCTATCTACGACGCCGTCGTGAATCTGGAGGAACGCAGACGCGGAAATGATGAAGCCAGCAGCTATGATGGGAGCTACGACAATctgctctttttctttcgctaCTTCTATGAGAAAATGAATGATTTGTACTTTAACAAATCACCAACTGCCTGA
- the LOC123469937 gene encoding aspartyl/asparaginyl beta-hydroxylase-like — MEQILEKDPHNALALYGRARSLDSLAEVERSNARLEQSIFAYRAVLDLEDQVDDHLYHKSALRCIDRMRFRGFHGKAIRIQQRLVARFPNDIEYQNQLAIGFLLTNQPEAARTILEGVLNRWPQSGFAQVHLGFILKTTYDDYDAGARWMMAGIASREEGVIDGRFYSHLGDALTRLGRHEEAQRIYADGENEANWRQIRNEGVALLTLETPEGFANESEKLRDSGDWKQFELFAQGRKNAAHCTKAPVTCTLIENYPPALCKRGQVKFSIMHPGTHVWPHTGPTNCRLRAHLGLVVPSGAKLRVGNTTKSWEEGKFIVFDDSFDHEVWHNGSSYRLVLIVDLWHPELTTDEWQSLAPI; from the exons ATGGAACAAATTTTGGAGAAGGATCCACACAATGCGTTGGCCCTTTATGGCCGTGCTCGAAGCCTGGACTCGCTAGCCGAAGTGGAGCGGTCTAACGCTCGTTTGGAACAGTCCATCTTCGCATACAGGGCCGTCTTAGACCTCGAGGACCAAGTCGACGATCATCTTTACCACAAGTCTGCTTTACGCTGTATCGACAGAATGCGGTTTAGAG GATTCCACGGAAAAGCTATAAGGATTCAGCAGAGATTGGTTGCTCGCTTTCCCAATGATATCGAATACCAAAATCAGTtagctattggttttcttttgacTAATCAACCGGAAGCTGCTCGGACTATTCTGGAGGGTGTTTTGAATAGATGGCCACAGTCTGGTTTCGCTCAGGTCCATTTGGGctttattttgaaaacaacTTATGACGATTACGATGCCGGAGCTCGATGGATGATGGCTGGAATAGCATCACGCGAAGAGGGTGTGATTGACGGACGCTTTTACTCTCATCTGGGTGATGCACTGACCCGCCTAGGGAGACACGAAGAAGCCCAACGG ATCTATGCCGATGGAGAGAACGAAG CCAACTGGCGACAAATTCGTAACGAAGGAGTGGCATTATTAACTCTGGAAACTCCCGAAGGTTTCGCCAACGAATCAGAGAAATTGCGGGATTCTGGAGACTGGAAACAGTTTGAACTGTTCGCGCAAGGCAGGAAGAACGCGGCCCATTGCACtaaa GCTCCGGTAACGTGCACGCTTATTGAAAACTACCCACCTGCACTTTGCAAACGGGGTCAAGTCAAATTCAGCATTATGCATCCTGGTACTCATGTGTGGCCTCACACTGGGCCAACCAACTGCCGGCTCAGAGCTCATTTAGGTCTAGTCGTACCTAGTGGAGCTAAGCTGAGAGTGGGCAATACAACCAAGTCATGGGAGGAAGGCAAATTTATCGTTTTTGATGACAGCTTCGATCACGAAGTCTGGCACAATGGATCGTCTTATCGGTTGGTGCTCATCGTCGATCTATGGCACCCTGAATTAACGACAGATGAATGGCAATCCCTAGCCCCTATCTGA
- the LOC116916365 gene encoding LOW QUALITY PROTEIN: protein P200 (The sequence of the model RefSeq protein was modified relative to this genomic sequence to represent the inferred CDS: deleted 1 base in 1 codon), which yields MSADLAKKRKDKRKKKAILEALQQEEYQEERAHVQQLDETEADFVVHPTDDSEDTVPLLEESDGSGACAKIIFLVLLSSLGLAVGVIFFEMGGIETLTRLTDPESITNAPPVKYEPAAPSVDVAFDDDFDRIDPSPIESESFKEDTISMVDEPVETAKALPAEVPEIVPVTTAEVAEDIVREIETEIVEEPKIKAAESVPEPIETSPETTTEIVEETVQASENFETQLEDEPAEVPLESFTMRAEREAVQAAVDEVWVMTVRCIEELRALQVMARSSLTHAVIDTISQRLEPLRSQLDELVKSTSDSVFDGALEQAAELERNLRAVLGELDQARNQDTILAQEAAQQEQETVEAAQLAEEPEEVQAEEETVSEEEALDEPEIEVAREANVETLPAEEELEVVVEPQVETHPEPQEETVLKSDTDTDFEPPQVESLPEQELEVIPEPHVDDLPVRQEETVHEPEAEAATALPVEGLPEPIVEFIPEPISEAVPEPSLESIPEPIAEAVPEPSVESFPEPIVEAVPEPSVESLSESHVEVVPEPVAVDSWIKPVEDTVSELETEPLPESQVEAAAEPEVADIPVPEVTESEIELKEENVIAVEPELEISDVQADQPTVQVEEAVYAETNDVTEEIIPVTQTADDQVVDAPAAEDVSTSSEETQSPSEAEDRFDSVDEAVQVATEAFLVEEEQSAAPVAEPVTNVPSRMQNLEEADRLVDQAPPAA from the exons ATGTCGGCGGACCTAGCTAAGAAGCGCAAGGacaagaggaagaagaaag CCATATTAGAGGCTTTGCAACAGGAAGAATACCAAGAGGAACGGGCACATGTCCAACAACTGGACGAAACCGAAGCAGATTTCGTTGTTCATCCTACCGACGATTCAG AAGATACCGTTCCCCTATTGGAAGAAAGTGATGGAAGCGGAGCCTGCGCGAAAATCATCTTTCTCGTCTTACTTTCGTCTTTGGGATTGGCCGTTGGTGTGATATTTTTCGAAATGGGTGGAATTGAAACGTTAACTCGTCTTACAGACCCTGAGTCTATCACCAATGCCCCACCAGTGAAATATGAGCCTGCAGCTCCATCAGTAGACGTTGCCTTTGACGACGACTTTGACAGAATCGATCCTTCCCCTATAgaatcag AATCTTTTAAGGAAGATACCATCAGTATGGTAGATGAACCTGTTGAAACTGCAAAAGCTTTGCCTGCAGAGGTCCCTGAAATTGTCCCAGTGACTACTGCTGAAGTAGCAGAAGACATCGTAAGGGAAATAGAAACTGAAATTGTCGAAGAACCAAAGATCAAAGCTGCAGAATCTGTGCCAGAACCCATTGAAACATCACCTGAAACGACCACTGAAATTGTAGAAGAAACTGTTCAAGCCAGCGAAAACTTTGAGACGCAGTTGGAGGACGAGCCAGCTGAAGTTCCGCTAG AGTCATTTACAATGCGGGCAGAAAGAGAAGCCGTCCAGGCAGCAGTAGATGAGGTGTGGGTTATGACTGTGCGCTGCATAGAGGAACTACGAGCCCTACAAGTTATGGCTAGATCGTCGCTAACTCACGCTGTCATCGATACAATTAGTCAACGCCTAGAGCCTTTAAGGAGTCAACTGGATGAACTGGTAAAGAGTACGTCAGACAGTGTTTTTGACGGCGCTCTGGAGCAAGCAGCTGAATTGGAACGCAATCTTAGAGCCGTACTAGGAGAGCTAGATCAAGCCAGGAATCAAGAT ACTATACTGGCTCAAGAGGCCGCCCAACAAGAACAGGAAACCGTTGAAGCAGCTCAGTTGGCAGAAGAGCCTGAAGAAGTGCAAGCTGAAGAAGAAACCGTGAGTGAAGAAGAAGCTCTTGACGAACCCGAAATAGAAGTTGCACGCGAAGCGAACGTAGAAACTCTTCCTGCAGAGGAAGAGTTAGAAGTTGTTGTTGAGCCACAAGTAGAGACTCATCCTGAACCGCAAGAAGAAACGGTTCTGAAATCGGACACTGACACTGATTTTGAGCCACCACAAGTAGAATCCCTTCCCGAACAGGAATTAGAAGTGATTCCTGAACCACACGTAGACGATCTTCCTGTACGGCAAGAAGAAACTGTCCACGAGCCAGAAGCCGAAGCCGCTACTGCATTACCTGTAGAAGGCCTTCCTGAACCCATTGTAGAATTTATCCCCGAGCCAATCTCCGAAGCCGTTCCCGAACCCTCTTTAGAATCTATCCCCGAGCCAATCGCCGAAGCCGTTCCCGAACCCTCTGTAGAATCTTTCCCCGAGCCAATCGTCGAAGCTGTTCCCGAACCCTCTGTAGAATCTCTGTCCGAATCCCATGTAGAGGTTGTCCCTGAACCTGTTGCAGTGGATTCGTGGATCAAGCCAGTCGAAGACACTGTTTCCGAGCTAGAAACTGAACCTCTTCCCGAATCACAGGTAGAAGCGGCCGCTGAACCAGAAGTTGCCGATATTCCTGTACCAGAAGTCACCGAGTCAGAAATAGAgcttaaagaagaaaatgtgaTTGCTGTAGAACCCGAGCTTGAGATCAGTGACGTCCAAGCCGATCAACCAACTGTTCAGGTTGAAGAAGCTGTTTACGCTGAGACTAACGACGTGACTGAAGAAATCATTCCTGTGACTCAGACTGCGGATGACCAAGTCGTTGATGCTCCAGCTGCAGAAGACGTGAGCACTTCGTCCGAAGAAACTCAGTCTCCATCTGAAGCTGAAGACAGGTTCGATTCGGTAGAT GAAGCTGTCCAGGTGGCGACAGAAGCTTTTCTTGTTGAGGAGGAGCAAAGTGCTGCACCCGTAGCAGAACCAGTTACAAATGTTCCTTCGAGAATGCAAAATCTGGAGGAGGCAGATCGGCTTGTGGATCAg GCTCCCCCAGCTGCCTAA